The Bernardetia litoralis DSM 6794 genome includes a window with the following:
- a CDS encoding 6-carboxytetrahydropterin synthase QueD, with the protein MVYLCRKEYFCASHRLFNPAWSDEKNEEEFGICSNQYFHGHNFELIVKVKGKINPNTGCVLDLKKLGKLIRTEIIDKVDHKNLNIQVDFLKGKIPSCEIVIMEFWKILAPKILELSEKNAVLHSLTLFETEKNYVEYFGEE; encoded by the coding sequence ATGGTTTATTTGTGCCGAAAGGAATATTTTTGTGCTTCACACCGATTATTTAATCCTGCTTGGAGCGATGAGAAAAATGAAGAAGAGTTTGGGATTTGTTCGAATCAATATTTTCATGGGCATAATTTTGAACTGATTGTAAAAGTAAAAGGAAAAATTAATCCAAATACAGGTTGCGTTTTGGACTTGAAAAAGTTAGGAAAATTAATAAGAACTGAAATTATTGATAAAGTGGATCACAAAAATCTTAATATTCAAGTAGATTTTTTAAAAGGTAAAATTCCTTCTTGTGAAATTGTAATTATGGAGTTTTGGAAAATTCTTGCTCCAAAAATTTTAGAATTATCAGAAAAAAATGCAGTCTTACATTCACTTACTCTTTTTGAAACTGAAAAAAATTATGTAGAGTATTTTGGAGAAGAATAA
- the rdgB gene encoding RdgB/HAM1 family non-canonical purine NTP pyrophosphatase, whose product MKICFATNNSKKIEEVKAALPSTIQLVSLKEIGCTEEIPETTPTIEGNSEQKAMYVYQNYATNCFADDTGLEIEALNGQPGVSSAMYADEIVGSYRDSKENMKLVLKNLNEQAENGNTNRNAQFKTVFTLVLDGKKQQFEGIIKGKIIDTPRGEDGFGYDPIFVPNGYDETFAEMPLSEKNKISHRAIATRKLVEFLNKLDEN is encoded by the coding sequence ATGAAAATTTGTTTTGCTACCAATAATTCAAAAAAAATAGAAGAAGTAAAAGCAGCTCTTCCATCAACTATTCAATTAGTAAGTCTAAAAGAAATCGGCTGCACAGAAGAAATCCCTGAAACTACGCCAACCATTGAAGGAAATTCTGAGCAAAAGGCAATGTATGTTTATCAAAATTATGCTACAAATTGTTTTGCTGATGATACAGGATTAGAAATTGAAGCCTTAAACGGACAGCCAGGGGTTTCTTCGGCAATGTATGCAGATGAAATAGTAGGTTCATATAGAGATTCAAAAGAAAATATGAAATTAGTTTTAAAAAATCTGAATGAACAAGCAGAAAATGGAAATACAAACCGAAATGCTCAATTCAAAACTGTTTTCACATTGGTTTTAGATGGAAAAAAACAGCAATTTGAAGGAATAATCAAAGGAAAAATTATTGATACCCCAAGAGGAGAAGATGGTTTTGGTTATGACCCTATTTTTGTGCCGAATGGTTATGATGAAACATTTGCAGAAATGCCATTATCTGAAAAAAATAAAATTAGTCATAGAGCCATTGCAACAAGAAAATTAGTAGAGTTTTTGAATAAACTTGATGAGAACTAA
- a CDS encoding SpoIIE family protein phosphatase encodes MFFGLKQNVIAQNQTLSTFVPEIGFPLVHNFSSDEYNGASQNWAIAQSTNGFIYVGNNGGVLEFDGKNWRRYETANQSTVKSLAINKKGEIFVGAKGELGILKPDSTNTLKYISLLYKIPEDKRNFNDVWQIFIDEEQQEVYFRTVEQILIYKNGVFIKIIESKNKFGTSFFANNNFYVRDAERGLLKLNEDYELEEIAGQIVGGNNIYGVISKNQQNKEKNIIVLTRPEGVFEIKNKKSTQINFSALSTLNETKGYASILLPTQEIAIATLRNGVFITDLNGNIKLHLNKENILKTNTIYNLFLDKQNNLWLATGNGISCVYLSIPYSTIGEKQGVEGKGLTANYSEIYNKLYLGTTLGIYQNDYPNSTNSIDGNQKAFSLLRGTEGYGLFATSDDNKVYQGHNLGIFEIVDTVANQLAIAKKAIWTIKPISTESTTRFLTLPSKGISLFTKKKDTKNEEWKEQKYSNFKENVQDLIQYEGYWWTKSNNKGVFRFTFSENYDSLLEAKLYATDEGLLSKIGNHIYKIRDRLVVVNENTILKYNAKTDEFIKDNFFEDYFQTKKIRYLYEDKNKNIWYRIEGEKGVLWKEKNAYKKQSDIVALQSLYNEITSTQMLSDGKLVLGVENGFLFIDTKRKLEVNQKPTVEVRKIELLGENDSLLFGGVFFDADSLITYTQPNNQKLKLNYDLNALRFSFASPDMSFPEQTEYRYKLDGLDEKWSTWSSKTHKEYTNLPDKNYKFRVQARTVWGVESEEVVYEFGIDSPFYKTWSAYIIYTILIALIVWLIVRLNTKRLERDKKKLEKTITERTIEIVQQKEELQLQADNLSKANVAINNQKEELELQAENLSLANTAINEQKQEIEKSYQNVRILSQIGQKITNILDVQTLIQTVYENINTLMPADGFGIGILNNYTGKIDFEGFIENDEILPAHSDNINDTTKLSVRSLKNNQRLVINDLQSQYKEYFNTTLEDVEVGKLPYSLVYLPLSSEGEIIGVLSVQSMKKHEYSSLELDMLDTLGAYTAIALDNIKAYQIISTKNTNITDSIRYAQTIQQAVLPIEEELKAYFEEHFVIFRPKDIVSGDFYWATETKDKLFVAVVDCTGHGVPGAFMSMLGHTFLNEAVSQQNLTDPAAILEWLNKEIKISLRQEQKANADGMDISLCVIDKNKTQKEEIKITYCGAKRPLFYVLPTSELKIIKGVRRSIGEVSRRKKYINFENHEVNIPKGTMLYFFSDGFSDQSNPNGAKLGTTQVLEILPDLAAMAIEEQKQKLIELLDNHQQETPQRDDITFMGVRI; translated from the coding sequence GTGTTCTTTGGACTAAAACAAAATGTAATAGCCCAAAATCAAACCCTTTCTACTTTTGTCCCAGAAATAGGCTTTCCTTTGGTGCATAATTTTTCATCAGATGAATATAATGGTGCTTCACAAAACTGGGCAATTGCTCAAAGCACAAATGGTTTTATTTATGTCGGAAATAATGGAGGTGTTTTAGAATTTGATGGTAAAAACTGGCGCAGGTATGAAACTGCTAATCAATCTACTGTAAAATCATTAGCTATAAATAAAAAAGGGGAAATTTTTGTAGGAGCAAAAGGAGAATTAGGAATACTCAAACCTGATTCCACAAATACATTAAAATATATTTCTTTGTTGTACAAAATTCCAGAAGATAAGAGAAATTTTAATGATGTTTGGCAAATTTTTATTGATGAAGAACAACAAGAGGTTTACTTCCGAACTGTTGAACAAATTTTAATTTATAAGAATGGTGTTTTTATCAAAATTATTGAAAGTAAAAATAAATTTGGAACATCTTTTTTTGCAAATAATAATTTTTATGTTAGAGATGCTGAAAGAGGATTATTAAAATTGAATGAAGATTATGAATTAGAAGAAATTGCAGGTCAAATTGTAGGAGGAAATAATATTTATGGAGTTATTTCAAAAAATCAACAAAATAAAGAGAAAAATATAATTGTTCTTACTCGTCCAGAAGGTGTTTTTGAAATAAAAAATAAAAAAAGTACACAAATAAATTTTTCTGCTTTATCTACTCTTAATGAAACAAAAGGTTATGCTTCTATTCTTCTTCCTACTCAAGAAATTGCTATTGCAACACTTAGAAATGGTGTTTTTATTACAGACCTCAACGGAAATATAAAATTACATCTAAATAAAGAGAATATTCTCAAAACGAATACTATTTATAATCTGTTTTTGGATAAGCAAAATAATTTGTGGCTTGCGACAGGTAATGGGATTTCTTGTGTTTATTTGAGCATTCCTTATTCTACTATTGGGGAAAAACAAGGAGTAGAAGGAAAAGGACTAACAGCTAATTATTCAGAAATATATAATAAACTATATCTAGGAACTACTTTAGGTATTTATCAGAATGATTATCCAAACTCAACAAATTCCATAGATGGAAATCAGAAGGCATTTTCTTTACTTCGTGGAACAGAAGGGTATGGCTTATTTGCAACTTCTGATGATAATAAAGTTTATCAAGGACATAATTTGGGTATATTTGAAATAGTTGATACAGTAGCCAATCAACTTGCTATTGCAAAAAAAGCGATTTGGACTATTAAGCCTATTTCTACTGAATCAACAACACGTTTTCTGACACTTCCTTCAAAAGGAATTAGTCTTTTTACCAAAAAAAAAGATACAAAAAATGAAGAATGGAAAGAACAAAAATACTCAAACTTTAAAGAAAATGTACAGGATTTGATTCAATATGAAGGATATTGGTGGACAAAAAGTAATAATAAAGGAGTATTTCGTTTTACTTTTTCAGAGAACTATGATAGTTTGTTAGAAGCTAAATTATATGCAACTGATGAAGGATTATTATCTAAAATAGGTAATCATATTTACAAAATAAGAGATAGATTAGTGGTAGTAAATGAAAATACAATTTTAAAATATAATGCCAAAACGGATGAGTTTATAAAGGATAATTTTTTTGAAGACTATTTTCAAACAAAAAAAATACGTTATCTTTATGAAGACAAAAACAAAAATATTTGGTACAGAATAGAGGGTGAAAAAGGAGTTCTGTGGAAAGAAAAAAATGCATATAAAAAGCAATCAGATATTGTAGCACTACAATCTTTGTACAACGAAATTACCTCAACCCAAATGCTGTCTGATGGCAAATTGGTGTTGGGAGTAGAAAATGGATTTCTTTTTATAGATACAAAACGAAAGTTAGAAGTTAATCAAAAACCTACTGTTGAAGTTCGTAAAATAGAACTTTTGGGAGAAAATGATTCGTTGCTCTTTGGAGGTGTATTTTTTGATGCAGATAGTCTGATAACTTATACTCAACCAAATAATCAAAAATTAAAACTCAATTATGATTTGAATGCGCTGCGTTTTTCATTTGCAAGTCCAGATATGAGTTTTCCAGAACAAACAGAATATCGTTATAAATTAGATGGACTAGATGAAAAATGGTCGACTTGGTCATCCAAAACACACAAAGAATATACAAATTTGCCTGATAAAAATTATAAATTTAGAGTGCAAGCTCGTACTGTTTGGGGCGTAGAAAGTGAAGAAGTGGTATATGAGTTTGGAATTGATTCTCCATTTTATAAAACTTGGAGTGCATATATAATCTACACCATTTTGATTGCCTTGATTGTTTGGTTGATTGTTAGGTTAAATACCAAAAGATTAGAAAGAGATAAGAAAAAATTAGAAAAAACAATTACAGAACGAACAATTGAAATTGTTCAGCAAAAAGAAGAGCTACAACTACAAGCTGATAATCTTTCAAAAGCAAATGTAGCTATCAATAATCAAAAAGAAGAATTAGAATTGCAGGCTGAAAATTTATCACTTGCCAATACAGCTATTAATGAACAAAAACAAGAAATTGAAAAATCATATCAAAATGTACGTATTCTGAGTCAAATTGGACAAAAAATAACAAATATTCTTGATGTACAAACACTTATTCAAACTGTTTATGAGAATATAAATACACTTATGCCTGCTGATGGTTTTGGAATTGGAATTCTTAATAACTATACAGGAAAAATTGATTTTGAAGGATTTATTGAAAATGATGAAATATTACCAGCACATTCAGATAATATAAATGATACTACAAAATTATCAGTAAGAAGTCTGAAAAATAATCAACGATTAGTTATTAATGATTTACAATCTCAGTATAAAGAATATTTTAATACAACTTTAGAAGATGTAGAAGTAGGAAAACTGCCTTATTCTTTAGTTTACTTGCCTCTAAGTTCGGAAGGTGAAATAATTGGAGTGCTGAGTGTTCAGAGTATGAAAAAACATGAATATTCTTCTTTAGAACTAGATATGTTGGATACTTTGGGAGCTTATACAGCGATTGCCTTAGATAATATTAAAGCGTATCAAATAATTTCTACTAAGAATACAAATATTACAGATTCTATTCGTTATGCTCAAACTATTCAACAGGCAGTTTTACCAATAGAAGAAGAACTAAAAGCCTATTTTGAAGAACATTTTGTTATTTTTCGTCCTAAAGATATTGTTTCAGGAGATTTTTATTGGGCAACAGAAACAAAAGACAAACTTTTTGTTGCTGTGGTAGATTGTACAGGACATGGAGTTCCTGGAGCTTTTATGTCTATGCTTGGGCATACATTTTTAAATGAAGCTGTTTCTCAACAAAATCTTACTGACCCAGCAGCTATTTTAGAGTGGCTCAATAAAGAAATTAAAATTTCATTACGACAAGAACAGAAAGCAAATGCTGATGGAATGGATATTTCACTTTGTGTAATTGATAAAAATAAAACGCAAAAAGAAGAAATTAAAATTACATATTGTGGTGCAAAACGCCCTCTTTTTTATGTTTTGCCTACTTCTGAATTGAAAATTATAAAAGGAGTTAGACGTTCAATTGGAGAAGTTTCTAGAAGAAAAAAATATATTAATTTTGAAAATCATGAAGTAAATATTCCAAAAGGAACAATGTTATATTTTTTCTCAGATGGATTTTCAGACCAATCTAATCCAAATGGTGCAAAATTAGGAACAACACAAGTTTTAGAAATACTACCTGATTTGGCAGCTATGGCTATTGAAGAACAAAAACAAAAACTAATTGAATTATTAGATAATCATCAGCAAGAAACTCCACAGCGAGATGATATTACCTTTATGGGAGTAAGAATCTAA
- a CDS encoding imelysin family protein — MQTIFFKVYFGFFILFSFLGLSSCGNENETEKTEFDRKELLENVATNLIIPSYQNLEDNTDLLVEATQNFTQNPSVSTLETAQTAWKAAYLSFQDANAYNFGAAQGTLGSLLENVGTFPVSETKLENYITAGNSSFDNFDRDSRGFLGAEYLLFDKENTADVVEKYTDQNRKDYLLAVVENIQTEVTNVNTSWTTGYKETFTNNTGTDAGSGVSILFNEWSKSFESIKNFKLGLPLGRRAGQTQADPTLVEAYYSKESILFLKAHFENIERVWYGKSLNGQDGIGFEEYLLSVEGGEAIVLETKAQLEEVEKVINLLPNEDLQTQITSNSTPINNLLTEMQKLTRFLKSEMISLLGITITYDSGDGD; from the coding sequence ATGCAAACTATTTTTTTTAAAGTTTATTTTGGCTTCTTTATACTATTCTCTTTTTTGGGTCTTTCCTCGTGTGGGAATGAAAATGAAACTGAAAAAACAGAATTTGATAGAAAAGAGTTACTAGAAAATGTAGCTACAAATTTGATTATTCCTTCTTATCAAAATTTAGAAGACAATACAGATTTACTTGTTGAAGCTACTCAGAATTTTACTCAAAACCCATCTGTTTCTACTTTAGAAACAGCTCAAACTGCTTGGAAGGCAGCTTATTTATCTTTTCAAGATGCAAATGCATACAATTTTGGTGCAGCACAAGGAACACTTGGCTCTTTATTGGAAAATGTAGGAACTTTTCCTGTTAGTGAAACAAAATTGGAGAATTATATAACTGCTGGAAATTCATCATTTGATAATTTTGATAGAGATTCAAGAGGCTTTTTAGGGGCTGAATATTTACTTTTTGATAAAGAGAATACAGCAGATGTAGTGGAAAAATATACAGACCAAAATAGAAAAGATTATTTATTGGCTGTTGTTGAGAATATTCAAACTGAAGTAACAAATGTAAATACTTCTTGGACAACTGGCTATAAAGAAACCTTTACAAATAATACAGGAACAGATGCAGGAAGTGGTGTTTCTATTTTATTTAATGAATGGAGTAAAAGTTTTGAGAGTATCAAAAACTTCAAATTAGGTTTGCCATTAGGAAGAAGAGCAGGACAAACACAAGCAGACCCAACATTAGTAGAAGCCTATTATAGCAAAGAATCAATTTTATTTTTGAAAGCTCATTTTGAAAATATTGAACGTGTTTGGTACGGAAAATCATTGAATGGACAAGATGGAATTGGTTTTGAAGAATATTTATTGAGTGTAGAAGGTGGAGAAGCAATCGTTTTGGAAACTAAAGCACAATTAGAAGAAGTTGAAAAAGTAATTAATCTTTTACCTAATGAAGATTTACAAACTCAAATTACTTCAAACTCAACTCCTATAAATAATCTTTTGACAGAAATGCAAAAACTAACTCGTTTTTTGAAAAGTGAAATGATTTCTCTTTTAGGAATTACGATTACTTATGATAGTGGCGATGGTGATTAA
- a CDS encoding lysophospholipid acyltransferase family protein — MNIFHKIISWLLTPIFIFIFFITLCIFHVFQVISLNLFGYKGHKKSVDYMVFWLMQALRVLGARLPNMKQPNLPTDRPIIVVANHQSIYDVPAILWTFRKYHPKFVSKKELEYGTPAISYNLRHGGSVLIDRKDRKQSLTAMNQFSKYIAKNNYAGCIFPEGTRSKDGKMLDFKPAGMLMMFKSMKENPPIVVPVVIDNFWKIQRYYFKPIPFGINFQLKVLEPIDMKIWLEEGNSSTSLIAETEKRIKEALINKA, encoded by the coding sequence ATGAATATTTTTCATAAAATTATTTCGTGGCTTCTAACGCCTATTTTCATTTTTATTTTTTTTATTACACTTTGTATTTTTCATGTCTTTCAAGTTATTTCACTCAATCTATTTGGTTATAAAGGACATAAAAAAAGTGTAGATTATATGGTTTTTTGGCTTATGCAGGCTTTAAGGGTACTAGGAGCAAGGCTTCCAAATATGAAACAACCAAATTTACCAACTGATAGACCAATTATTGTAGTTGCAAACCATCAAAGTATTTATGATGTGCCTGCTATTCTTTGGACATTTAGAAAGTATCACCCAAAATTTGTGAGTAAGAAAGAATTAGAATATGGAACACCAGCAATTTCATATAATCTTCGTCATGGAGGTTCTGTTTTGATTGATAGAAAAGATAGAAAACAATCTTTGACAGCAATGAATCAGTTTTCAAAGTATATCGCAAAAAATAATTATGCAGGTTGTATTTTCCCAGAAGGAACACGTTCTAAAGATGGAAAAATGTTAGATTTTAAGCCAGCAGGAATGCTTATGATGTTTAAATCTATGAAAGAAAATCCTCCTATTGTTGTTCCTGTGGTGATAGATAATTTTTGGAAAATACAACGTTATTATTTTAAGCCTATTCCATTTGGGATTAATTTTCAATTAAAAGTATTAGAGCCTATTGATATGAAAATTTGGTTGGAAGAAGGAAATAGTTCTACTTCGTTGATTGCTGAAACTGAAAAAAGAATTAAGGAGGCATTAATTAATAAAGCATAA
- a CDS encoding C40 family peptidase yields MDFKRTSVSFLCASLIFTCVAFTNGSSVTISKTDKITKKSKKKIHNRIISSNINSTSLAPLHTNSLLNCFSTPLVFFPPVHFSVAKDSITEISSENLADTPTKKENIQVLLDEEAKQKTNEENLELDAEEITTIDFSAPNNLAISPQLLEKIALREDFVTSVVDIAIEQEGVPYVYGGRSPKGFDCSGFVSYVYSQFNINLPASSSSYDHVGKRVKLEDAQVGDILCFTGRNSHSGRTGHVGIVVENNPNEPLKFIHAASGSRRKITYSTMESSYYKPRFRSARRISTPILEEILKDIESAE; encoded by the coding sequence ATGGACTTTAAGCGTACCTCTGTATCTTTTCTTTGTGCTTCACTCATTTTTACTTGTGTAGCTTTCACAAATGGTTCATCTGTAACTATTTCAAAAACAGATAAAATCACCAAAAAATCAAAAAAGAAAATACATAATCGTATCATCTCTTCCAATATAAACTCTACCTCCTTAGCTCCTCTTCATACAAACTCTCTTCTAAATTGCTTCTCAACTCCTTTAGTTTTTTTTCCCCCTGTTCATTTTTCAGTAGCAAAGGATAGCATTACAGAAATCTCTTCTGAGAATTTAGCAGATACACCAACTAAAAAAGAAAACATTCAAGTTTTACTTGACGAAGAAGCCAAGCAAAAAACAAATGAAGAAAACCTTGAATTAGATGCTGAAGAAATAACAACAATAGACTTTTCTGCTCCCAATAACCTTGCTATCAGCCCTCAATTATTGGAAAAAATTGCTCTTAGAGAAGACTTTGTAACTTCAGTAGTTGATATTGCAATAGAACAAGAAGGCGTTCCTTATGTGTATGGTGGACGCTCACCCAAAGGTTTTGATTGTTCTGGATTTGTATCTTATGTATATAGTCAATTCAATATTAACCTTCCTGCCTCATCTAGTTCGTACGACCATGTAGGCAAAAGAGTAAAATTAGAAGATGCACAAGTAGGTGATATACTTTGTTTTACAGGAAGAAATTCACATTCTGGACGCACGGGACATGTGGGAATTGTTGTAGAAAATAATCCAAATGAACCTCTAAAATTTATTCATGCAGCATCAGGAAGTAGAAGAAAAATTACATATTCGACAATGGAAAGTAGTTATTATAAACCTCGTTTTCGTTCTGCTCGCAGAATTTCAACTCCTATTTTGGAAGAAATTTTGAAAGATATTGAAAGTGCTGAATAA